A single Thunnus thynnus chromosome 6, fThuThy2.1, whole genome shotgun sequence DNA region contains:
- the tspy gene encoding testis specific protein Y-linked isoform X2, with protein sequence MSELTDRKQSADSASRKRCSSPDQDEGSTIPSKSTKVSDASNEASESCRNSEAESKEATGSEGQSKDSEEQPAAVQTSDSTGGTSTKSVNNSSADGHDASNTEKPQSSDAQGSADGAKNSTPLDQSDSAAIAAAEALASLTGGDGEDSRETPCSSEKAKHVKQGSKLKQRGGHQSSRIGSKTQAAAADSSTSVHSTDREDADDMPDADEGDESISGSSSTPSSSFPSDNEDNDDGECAIVSVKMAPEMRQSVALLAQVQMRLEALEKKSARLHQRLELKISRLRRPHLDQRSSITKTIPGFWVTALLNHPHLSAHIDETDEDALSYMTDLEIESFKNNKLGYRIRFHFRRNPYFQNNIIMKELHLGMGGSPMSFSNPILWHRGQNLTAHSEPRKLSRGVYQTFFSWFSDHSNPGQDDVAQILKDDLYRDPLRYYLTPLWEPRENGSASGARAADNGNGDDCVVISDSDDEPGEETGEAEQGHSREEEEEEEEEEDRGPSADESPEEEDDGGEIVIDGSDDSDQEEEEEEEEEA encoded by the exons atgaGTGAACTGACGGACCGCAAACAGTCCGCTGACTCTGCATCGAGGAAACGGTGTTCATCACCCGACCAGGATGAAGGCAGCACGATCCCCAGCAAGTCCACAAAAGTAAGCGACGCATCAAACGAAGCTTCGGAAAGTTGCAGAAACAGTGAAGCTGAGAGTAAAGAAGCAACTGGGAGCGAGGGCCAGTCAAAAGACAGCGAGGAACAACCAGCTGCCGTGCAGACTTCAGACAGTACGGGTGGCACCAGTACAAAGTCTGTCAACAACTCCAGTGCTGATGGTCACGATGCCAGCAACACCGAAAAACCACAGTCCTCAGATGCGCAGGGATCTGCTGACGGTGCAAAGAACTCAACTCCTCTGGACCAGTCCGACTCAGCAGCCATAGCAGCTGCTGAAGCACTTGCCAGTCTCACAGGAGGAGACGGGGAAGACAGCCGAGAGACTCCTTGCTCCTCTGAAAAAGCTAAACATGTGAAACAGGGGAGCAAACTCAAACAACGTGGGGGCCACCAGTCCTCAAGAATAGGCTCTAAAACacaggcagctgcagcagataGCTCCACGTCTGTTCATAGCACTGACAGAGAAGATGCAGATGACATGCCAGACGCAGATGAAGGGGATGAATCCATATCTGGATCTTCCTCCACACCCAGCTCCTCTTTCCCATCAGATAATGAGGACAATGATGATGGGGAGTGTGCCATTGTGTCAGTTAAGATGGCTCCAGAGATGAGACAATCAGTGGCTCTCCTGGCGCAGGTACAGATGAGACTGGAAGCTCTTGAGAAGAAAAGCGCCCGGCTCCACCAACGGCTGGAGCTGAAGATTAGCCGTTTGCGGCGCCCGCATCTTGACCAGCGCAGCTCCATCACAAAGACTATTCCTGGCTTCTGGGTGACAGCT CTGTTGAACCACCCTCATCTCTCAGCTCACATTGACGAAACTGACGAAGATGCTCTTAGTTATATGACCGATCTTGAG aTTGAGTCTTTCAAGAATAACAAACTGGGCTACAGGATCCGCTTCCACTTTAGACGGAACCCGTACTTCCAGAACAACATCATCATGAAGGAGCTGCACCTCGGGATGGGAG GATCTCCTATGTCATTTTCCAACCCTATCCTGTGGCATCGTGGACAGAACCTGACAGCCCACAGCGAACCCAGGAAGTTGTCGCGTGGGGTCTACCAGACCTTTTTCAGCTGGTTCAGTGACCATAGCAACCCAGGACAGGACGATGTAGCACAG ATACTAAAGGATGATCTGTACAGAGACCCTCTGAGATACTACCTCACTCCGCTTTGGGAACCGAGGGAGAACGGCAG TGCCAGTGGGGCCAGAGCAGCTGACAATGGTAACGGGGACGACTGTGTGGTAATCTCCGACTCCGATGACGAACCCGGTGAGGAGACCGGTGAGGCTGAGCAAGGCCACAgtagggaggaggaagaggaggaagaagaagaggaggacagggGGCCAAGCGCAG ATGAGAGCCCAGAGGAAGAGGACGATGGTGGAGAAATTGTGATTGATG GCTCTGATGACAGtgaccaggaggaggaggaggaggaggaggaggaggcctaA
- the tspy gene encoding testis specific protein Y-linked isoform X1 yields MSELTDRKQSADSASRKRCSSPDQDEGSTIPSKSTKVSDASNEASESCRNSEAESKEATGSEGQSKDSEEQPAAVQTSDSTGGTSTKSVNNSSADGHDASNTEKPQSSDAQGSADGAKNSTPLDQSDSAAIAAAEALASLTGGDGEDSRETPCSSEKAKHVKQGSKLKQRGGHQSSRIGSKTQAAAADSSTSVHSTDREDADDMPDADEGDESISGSSSTPSSSFPSDNEDNDDGECAIVSVKMAPEMRQSVALLAQVQMRLEALEKKSARLHQRLELKISRLRRPHLDQRSSITKTIPGFWVTALLNHPHLSAHIDETDEDALSYMTDLEIESFKNNKLGYRIRFHFRRNPYFQNNIIMKELHLGMGGSPMSFSNPILWHRGQNLTAHSEPRKLSRGVYQTFFSWFSDHSNPGQDDVAQILKDDLYRDPLRYYLTPLWEPRENGSSASGARAADNGNGDDCVVISDSDDEPGEETGEAEQGHSREEEEEEEEEEDRGPSADESPEEEDDGGEIVIDGSDDSDQEEEEEEEEEA; encoded by the exons atgaGTGAACTGACGGACCGCAAACAGTCCGCTGACTCTGCATCGAGGAAACGGTGTTCATCACCCGACCAGGATGAAGGCAGCACGATCCCCAGCAAGTCCACAAAAGTAAGCGACGCATCAAACGAAGCTTCGGAAAGTTGCAGAAACAGTGAAGCTGAGAGTAAAGAAGCAACTGGGAGCGAGGGCCAGTCAAAAGACAGCGAGGAACAACCAGCTGCCGTGCAGACTTCAGACAGTACGGGTGGCACCAGTACAAAGTCTGTCAACAACTCCAGTGCTGATGGTCACGATGCCAGCAACACCGAAAAACCACAGTCCTCAGATGCGCAGGGATCTGCTGACGGTGCAAAGAACTCAACTCCTCTGGACCAGTCCGACTCAGCAGCCATAGCAGCTGCTGAAGCACTTGCCAGTCTCACAGGAGGAGACGGGGAAGACAGCCGAGAGACTCCTTGCTCCTCTGAAAAAGCTAAACATGTGAAACAGGGGAGCAAACTCAAACAACGTGGGGGCCACCAGTCCTCAAGAATAGGCTCTAAAACacaggcagctgcagcagataGCTCCACGTCTGTTCATAGCACTGACAGAGAAGATGCAGATGACATGCCAGACGCAGATGAAGGGGATGAATCCATATCTGGATCTTCCTCCACACCCAGCTCCTCTTTCCCATCAGATAATGAGGACAATGATGATGGGGAGTGTGCCATTGTGTCAGTTAAGATGGCTCCAGAGATGAGACAATCAGTGGCTCTCCTGGCGCAGGTACAGATGAGACTGGAAGCTCTTGAGAAGAAAAGCGCCCGGCTCCACCAACGGCTGGAGCTGAAGATTAGCCGTTTGCGGCGCCCGCATCTTGACCAGCGCAGCTCCATCACAAAGACTATTCCTGGCTTCTGGGTGACAGCT CTGTTGAACCACCCTCATCTCTCAGCTCACATTGACGAAACTGACGAAGATGCTCTTAGTTATATGACCGATCTTGAG aTTGAGTCTTTCAAGAATAACAAACTGGGCTACAGGATCCGCTTCCACTTTAGACGGAACCCGTACTTCCAGAACAACATCATCATGAAGGAGCTGCACCTCGGGATGGGAG GATCTCCTATGTCATTTTCCAACCCTATCCTGTGGCATCGTGGACAGAACCTGACAGCCCACAGCGAACCCAGGAAGTTGTCGCGTGGGGTCTACCAGACCTTTTTCAGCTGGTTCAGTGACCATAGCAACCCAGGACAGGACGATGTAGCACAG ATACTAAAGGATGATCTGTACAGAGACCCTCTGAGATACTACCTCACTCCGCTTTGGGAACCGAGGGAGAACGGCAG tAGTGCCAGTGGGGCCAGAGCAGCTGACAATGGTAACGGGGACGACTGTGTGGTAATCTCCGACTCCGATGACGAACCCGGTGAGGAGACCGGTGAGGCTGAGCAAGGCCACAgtagggaggaggaagaggaggaagaagaagaggaggacagggGGCCAAGCGCAG ATGAGAGCCCAGAGGAAGAGGACGATGGTGGAGAAATTGTGATTGATG GCTCTGATGACAGtgaccaggaggaggaggaggaggaggaggaggaggcctaA